In Romboutsia lituseburensis, a genomic segment contains:
- a CDS encoding FAD binding domain-containing protein yields the protein MIEEVYKAKTLEETLKLLDTKSDSMIIAGGTDLIVQMRNKRLQKKNLIDISDVEELKLISEDKGIIKIGACTTFNQIIHNETLNRNLDGLKKAAMSVGSPQIRSRGTIGGNICNNSPSADLILPLLVLDAVVTIQTKSYERKVHLKNLLLDKNKVDIKDNEILTYIEFEKPTKDQIVTFSKLGFRKSLAIAKVSAGVFLDIKDNKFEIVRISLGALSNIARRAYNVEDYLIGKEVKDEYINIAIDMLENNVKKELQGRESAEFKSHAVKGVVESAISECIKLNLRG from the coding sequence ATGATTGAAGAAGTATATAAGGCTAAGACTTTAGAAGAAACATTAAAATTATTGGATACTAAAAGTGACTCTATGATTATAGCGGGAGGAACGGATTTAATTGTTCAAATGAGGAATAAAAGATTACAAAAAAAGAATTTAATTGATATATCAGATGTAGAAGAATTGAAACTAATATCAGAAGATAAAGGAATTATAAAGATAGGAGCATGTACAACATTTAATCAAATAATACATAACGAAACACTTAATAGAAATTTAGACGGGTTAAAAAAAGCAGCTATGTCAGTAGGATCACCACAAATAAGAAGCAGAGGCACTATTGGAGGTAATATATGCAATAATTCACCTAGTGCAGACCTTATATTACCGCTATTAGTATTAGATGCAGTAGTAACCATACAAACAAAATCATATGAAAGGAAAGTGCATTTAAAGAATTTATTACTAGATAAAAATAAAGTAGATATAAAAGACAATGAAATATTAACCTATATAGAATTTGAAAAACCTACAAAAGACCAAATAGTAACTTTTTCAAAATTAGGTTTTAGGAAATCACTAGCAATCGCAAAAGTATCTGCTGGTGTTTTTTTAGATATAAAAGATAATAAATTTGAAATAGTTAGAATATCTTTAGGTGCATTAAGTAATATAGCTAGAAGAGCATATAATGTAGAAGATTACTTAATTGGTAAAGAAGTTAAAGATGAGTACATAAATATCGCAATAGATATGTTAGAAAATAACGTTAAAAAGGAATTACAAGGAAGAGAGAGTGCTGAATTTAAATCTCATGCAGTTAAAGGAGTAGTAGAAAGTGCTATAAGTGAGTGTATAAAATTAAATTTAAGAGGGTGA
- the guaD gene encoding guanine deaminase produces the protein MRIIKGNIIFTPTHDKFEIIEDGYIILSDNIILDICKKLPEKYKDYELIDYKDKLIIPGMNDLHCHAPQFRNLGIAMDKELLPWLNDYTFPEESKYIDVNYGEKMYSRFVNEIYKNGTTRVAAFATIHKSSTLKLIELFKQSGIGAYVGKVNMDRNSCDTLCENTYDSINDTIDIIGQTFDKSELVNPIITPRFVPTCSETLLKELGAIAVKHNIPVQSHLSENIGEINWVRELHPDSKFYGDVYNKFNLFGDTPTLMAHCIHLTDDEINLMKNKNVYAVHCPTSNANLASGIMPIRKLLDNNIKIGFGSDVSGGHSFSIFKTMVYAIEFSKLTWAQNKEYDFLSFSEAFYIATKGGGSFFGNIGSFEKGYDFDALIIDDHDLNFDNYNLIERLERFVYLGDDRQIYHRYVKGSLI, from the coding sequence ATGAGGATTATTAAAGGAAATATAATTTTCACCCCTACACATGACAAGTTTGAAATTATAGAAGATGGATATATAATTTTATCTGACAATATTATTTTAGATATATGCAAAAAATTGCCTGAAAAATATAAAGATTATGAATTAATTGACTACAAAGATAAACTTATAATCCCTGGGATGAATGATTTACACTGCCACGCTCCTCAATTTAGAAACCTTGGTATTGCTATGGACAAAGAGTTACTTCCTTGGCTTAATGATTATACATTCCCTGAGGAGTCTAAGTATATTGATGTAAACTATGGAGAAAAAATGTACTCTAGGTTTGTAAATGAAATTTATAAAAATGGTACTACTAGGGTAGCTGCATTTGCTACTATACACAAATCTTCTACCTTAAAACTAATAGAATTATTTAAACAATCTGGTATTGGCGCATATGTTGGTAAGGTTAATATGGATAGAAACTCTTGTGATACTTTATGTGAAAATACTTATGATTCTATAAATGATACTATTGATATTATAGGTCAAACATTTGATAAGTCAGAACTAGTTAATCCGATAATAACGCCTAGATTTGTTCCTACATGTAGCGAAACTTTACTTAAAGAGTTAGGAGCTATAGCAGTAAAACACAATATTCCTGTTCAGTCTCATTTATCAGAAAATATTGGTGAGATAAACTGGGTAAGAGAACTTCATCCAGATTCAAAGTTCTACGGCGATGTGTATAATAAATTCAATTTATTTGGTGATACGCCCACATTAATGGCACATTGTATACATTTAACAGATGATGAAATTAACCTTATGAAAAACAAAAATGTTTATGCGGTTCACTGCCCTACCTCTAATGCTAATTTAGCTAGTGGAATAATGCCAATAAGAAAACTACTAGATAACAATATAAAAATAGGATTTGGAAGCGATGTAAGTGGAGGTCATAGTTTTTCTATTTTTAAAACTATGGTTTATGCTATTGAATTTTCAAAGCTTACTTGGGCTCAAAATAAAGAATATGATTTCTTAAGTTTTAGCGAGGCATTTTATATAGCTACTAAAGGTGGAGGATCCTTCTTTGGAAATATTGGTAGTTTTGAAAAAGGTTATGATTTTGATGCACTAATTATTGATGATCATGATCTTAACTTTGATAATTATAATTTAATAGAGCGTTTAGAAAGGTTTGTCTATTTAGGAGATGATAGACAGATTTATCATAGATATGTTAAAGGTTCATTAATATAA
- a CDS encoding EcsC family protein codes for MKEYNSIQVKELIKWQNKMRKKPSIINKASKGTQNKLNSILPDKYHEVITTAIKNMTKVVLLGSKYTTKPPIQNLDLEERDILAKEKIKNYKTTAVLEGAGTGAGGILIGLADLPLLLSIKIKLLYELASIYGFDVNDYRERIYILNIFQLAFSSQNHVNYIFEKMEHWDEYKETLSEDINDFNWRSFQQEYRDYIDLAKLLQLAPGIGAFVGAYVNNKLVDKLGEFAIYAYHMRHLEKELYINDTKERWWIKKYKNLNKYK; via the coding sequence ATGAAAGAATACAATAGTATACAAGTGAAAGAATTAATTAAATGGCAGAATAAAATGAGGAAAAAACCGTCTATAATAAATAAAGCATCAAAAGGAACTCAAAACAAATTAAACTCTATCTTACCAGATAAATATCATGAAGTAATAACAACTGCAATTAAAAATATGACAAAAGTTGTTTTGTTAGGATCAAAATATACAACTAAGCCACCAATACAAAATTTAGATTTAGAAGAAAGAGATATATTGGCTAAAGAAAAAATTAAAAATTATAAAACAACAGCAGTTTTAGAAGGAGCAGGAACAGGAGCAGGTGGTATATTAATAGGTTTAGCAGACTTACCATTACTACTGAGTATAAAAATAAAACTTTTATATGAATTGGCTAGTATATATGGATTTGACGTTAATGATTATAGAGAGAGGATATATATATTAAATATATTTCAATTAGCATTTTCAAGTCAAAATCATGTAAACTACATATTTGAAAAGATGGAGCATTGGGATGAATATAAAGAAACTTTATCTGAGGATATAAATGATTTTAATTGGAGATCATTTCAACAAGAATATAGAGATTATATAGATCTAGCTAAATTGTTGCAGTTAGCACCTGGTATTGGAGCATTTGTAGGTGCATATGTAAACAATAAGTTAGTTGATAAGTTAGGTGAATTTGCTATATATGCATATCATATGAGACATTTAGAAAAAGAATTATATATAAATGATACTAAAGAAAGATGGTGGATAAAAAAATATAAAAATTTAAACAAATATAAATAA